The Musa acuminata AAA Group cultivar baxijiao chromosome BXJ2-5, Cavendish_Baxijiao_AAA, whole genome shotgun sequence genomic interval GTTAACCCCAGAATACTATGGCTTACGTGCTGTCCTTTACGAATTTGACTACTACAAGACACTATAAATTTATCGAATGTGACGACTTCTAAAACGTTGTTTCCTCCTCCTAAAATGTTTGTCTTTGACCGGCGCCCACAAAATATATCTTCCTCCCGTGAAACGTGGAACCATTAACTTGTAGGGTTAAACAAAGTTCTCTTCGATGAGGACAAAACAAGTTTAACTTGGACGGCCATCTATTACAGATACTATCTGGTGATTGCATGCTTGCGTTCTCCTTGACGGCCACGTCTCGGAAGTCAGCTTTGCAACGAATTAAGTAACCCACAGCCTTCACCAAGCACACCTGTGATTTCAAGCTTTCCACGGATGCCAATGTCTCGAGTCGCAGATGATCGGACGGCTGGGATGACGTGGTTTCGTCAGCGTGACGTGTGTCGCAAGGATTGACGTAGGCGCCTCCGTAGCGAGTGTTCCCTGGTCCGACCAATACAGGCGCGCCCCCACTCATCGGAGGCCTACTTCCATGCACGTAGTGCAATTTCCACCTTCGCATCGCAGATTAGATCCAGAGAGAATGTTACACATACAATACAATACTTACCTTGCGTAATTGATTCAATATCCTATGTTTTTGATGTATAGCAGAAGAAATAATAAGTCTCTTTCAACTTAATTTTTATATCAATTGGTTCCTTGAACCTCGGTGAGATTGACTGGTCAACGTCCTCAGATAGCTTAATTATCGCCTTGCGCACGCATAACTTGACATCAGAGCCTCCAATTCTTTCGTGCTTACGACGCTTTAGCGGACCAAATCACCCTCGAAAAAAAAGTCTACCTGGAGACTTTTTCAGGGCGGCGTCATCTCGCACAGACCTGTTCGTGCAGGTTCGTGAGAGGTGACGTCAACCCCGAGACAATTTCAGGGGTGAGTTGGTCGATTCATGTCACATTGATAATAAAGTAATGGCGGTTCTGTTGCTCCAGAAGGTTCCGCCACCCGCAAAAGTCAACTCTCGTGGGCCCGACAACGGAAGCCCAACTTACATGAGACCACGTGTCAATCTACTGCACAAGGCCACCAACTACATTCCCACAGCCCAGAGGCCTACTAATTGCCGTCCAAGGTTGCTTGAAGCCCACGCTGAGTGCTTTAATATTCACAAAAGGTCACCATGAACGGCTGTGATCGGTAGCTTTAATAAAGTAATGGTGGTTCTGTTGCAACATAATGTCGGTTACGCGCGATGTCAACTCTCGTGGGCCCATTAACGAAAGCCCAACTTGCATGAGACCACGTGATAGCGCACCACCCACAGCCCAGAGGCTTACTAACTTGCCGTCGACGTTTGCATGATGCCCACGCTGAGTGCTTTAATATTCACGAAAGATCACCATGAACGGCTGTGATCGGTAGACTCTCCGACTCCCCTCGGTTTTAAATGAAGGCCCTCACCGCCGGATCTGAACTACATTTTGATTCGAACTTCGAGAACTTTTGCAGCGAAAATTTGGAGCGCAGAAAGGGGAGGAGGCGAATGGTGAGCAAAGGGTTCTTGATGTCGTGCCTCGGCGGCGGCGGCCGCGAGGGCTTCGCCTCGCGGAGCCTCTCGCCGAGGCCGCACTACCCGTCGATGCCAAAGTACCCCAGGCGGAAGTCGACGGTTGAGGTGGTCGGGGGCGGGGATCTGGAGGCGACGCCGGaggcagcggaggaggaggagaagcgggTGGCGCTGTTCTCGGTCGTCGGGATGGCGTGTGCGGCGTGCGCTGGGTCGGTGGAGAAGGCGATCAAGCGGCTGCCTGGGATCCATGATGCTGCCGTCGACGTGCTGAACGATCGGGCTCAAGTCATCTTCTATCCCGCCTTCGTTTCGGTGCGTTGTCTGCTAATTTTATTATTTCCCTTTTATTTCCTAACATTTGTATGATAAAAATGGCTTGAGGACAGGGTTAGAGATTTGTCACGGTCATCTTGAATGGTGTAAAGATCAAGTTTTTTCTTGATTTACTTGAGATTAGAAGGATGTGATCTTTGTTTCGTTAGGTTTATTTTTTTGTGAATTTTCATggattttatgattattttcctCCGTAGTTATTGGATCGTCAATAATAATTTCATGGAATTTGAGCTCGAGTCATAGGGATGCTTTTAAATCGTAATCTTTGTATTGTGTATGTGAACTATAAATGTAGATCTGATTATATTGGGACATGAACTAAATTTCGAGATCCGATACAAAATGGTATTTGCTGCGGAACCACATCAACTGACCTAAAAGTTGCAAACTGGGTCAGTCTTAATTGATAACGAGAGATTCTCTAGTTTGATATATTTCCCAAGTTTCTTTTTTGCATACGAGTCAGATTAAGGAGCCTTTATGTCTTTTGCGCTGCTTACAGCTTGGTATCAAAATGAGCCAGCAAGTCCTTGTGTCTAGATGAATCATTCTGTTGAGCATAACAGTTAAATGCTATTTGGAGGATTGACAACTTTCTTTCATGTATAGAGAAGATCTATCTATTCATTAATTGTCCTGCTATAGATGATATGGAAATAACTTAGTATTTTGGAATGGAAGTCTCTGAAGTTACAGATCAGGACAAACATGAGATAGATGAGCACCGTCAGTAGTCTGTTGTTTATTTCTAGTTTTCGAAGGTCTAGTGAAATTCTATTTATGATTTGGTATCCTGTTTATATATGCACTTTAGAAGTTTGAAAGTTTTGACACATAAACATTTCTTGTACCTGGAAGCTCCATTaagtccctttttcttgttcaatCTACAAGGAAGTAATGGCCTGCAAGCTCACTGTTGTATTGCAATTAAGAAGCATGATCCATAGGCTTTTATATTTCAGGATATTATGAATAGGGTTGAGCTCATAGTCATGATGGCTACAGGTATAAGGATGTTTGGTTGGCTCTAGTGGCACGTATCCTAGTTTATATATGCCATATCAACATGGTGTGAATTAGGGAAGCAATCATAGATTCTGGTTTGTGTTTCCTTAGTTATGGAAGCAGTTGGACATTCATACATTTATGCCAAACGTTTATGCATTCATGATTTAGTCGAACGATTCCTTTGATAAATCTAGTTGTCATTGAGCAATGAACAGGATGTGACGGGCTGTAAATATTCAAAGTTAATAGTAATTGCAGGCTTATGTAGGCACTACTATATGTAATGCATTTAAAGGGTGGCATGATGCATGTCTCCTGGCAATGCAATAAGTTCTTATGttttatttgatttcattatATGAAATGTCTTCTTTTTCATTTGATGGCTGCATAAGGACAAAGGACAAGTAATACTAAATTTGACTTAGTTTCTGGAAAATCaagttcatttttttctttttctaattaCTCTGTTGACTAAGACAAACACTTTTAATAGAATAAATAGCAATCACACATTTTTAGGATACCAGTTTAATCTCTAATTAACTTGTAGATATTTTAACAACTCAGATGTCCATATATTTTAATTGAATCCTTTAATGACAACTTAGTGTCTCCTATCTGCTAGATTTGTtgttttcaaagaaaaaaaagatctttACATGTTTAAATGTTCAAAGCTAAAAGTAGGTGGATTATCATGCAGATTGATTGTCCACACCAAAGATATCTCTTTGAGATTATATTCAATAGCTATTATCTGATAAGTGATTGGAAATATGCAAATTTTATTTCAACTGTACTATCTTAAGCATGATAATATTAGTTTTAGTCCTAGTAGTGAAAACCTGTCTCCCATACCAATTACAAACTAACATTACCTTAATGCAACGTGTGCATTCATATTGCAGGAGGACACAATTAGAGAAACAATTGAAGATGTTGGTTTCAAGGCTGAATTGATTCAAGAGGAGATGAAAGAAAAATCAGTTCTCATATGCAGACTTCGCATAAAAGGGATGACATGTACTTCTTGCTCAAGTACTATTGAATCTGCTTTGCAAGATGTTCCAGGTGTACATAAGGCTTTAGTAGCCTTAGCAACTGAAGAAGCAGAGGTTCGCTATGATCCTAGAGTTGTAAGTGCCAACCAACTCATGGATGCAGTTGAAGATACTGGTTTTGAAGCTATACTTGTTACCACAGGGGAAGATATTAACAGAATAGAACTCAAAGTTGATGGGCCATTCTCTACAAGGTATATTTCTATGGTTAATAACTCTCTTCAAGCCCTCCCAGGAGTAGATGATATAAACATTGATCCTGTGCTGCATAAAGTTACCATATCTTACAAACCAGATCAGACAGGTCCACGAAATTTCATTGAAATTATTGAATCAACTGGATCTGGGCAGCTTAAGGCGTCAATATACCCGGAAGTAAGGGGAAAGGGGTTTCACAGGCATGAGGAGATTAATCAGTATTATCAATGCTTCCTTTGGAGTTTGGTTTTCACCATCCCAGTATTTCTCACTTCAATGGTGTTTATGTACATCCCTGGAATTAAAGAAGTTCTAGATAAGAAAATAGTAAACATGTTGAAGGTTGGAGAGCTTTTAAGATGGATTTTATCCACTCCTGTCCAATTTATAATTGGTCGAAGATTTTATGTTGGTGCATATAAAGCATTACGACATGGATCTGCTAATATGGATGTGCTGATTGCTCTTGGAACCAATGCAGCATACTTCTATTCAATCTACACCGTCCTCAGAGCTGCAACTTCACCAAATTTTATGGGAACTGATTTTTTTGAGACTAGTTCCATGCTTATATCATTTATCCTTCTTGGGAAGTATCTTGAAGTTTTGGCTAAAGGGAAAACATCAGAAGCCATTGCTAAGCTCATGAATTTGGCACCTGAAACTGCAATACTGATAAGCTATGACAATGAAGGAAATGTGATAAGTGAAAGAGAGATAGATAGTCGATTGATTCAAAAGAATGATATCATTAAAGTAATGCCCGGTGGAAAGGTAGCTTCAGATGGTTTTGTAATACGGGGTCAGAGCCATGTTAATGAAAGCATGATAACTGGGGAATCAAGGCCTGTTGCAAAGAGGAAGGGTGATATTGTTATAGGCGGTACTGTCAATGAAAATGGTGTGCTGCATATCCGTGCCACTCATGTTGGATCCGAAGGTGCCCTTTCACAGATTGTTCGTCTTGTTGAATCAGCTCAAATGGCTAAAGCTCCTGTACAGAAATTTGCTGACCGCATATCCAAATATTTTGTGCCTCTAGTAAGTTATTATTGCATCTTCTTGTTCTGCTCTTTTACTATTAGTTAGATCTTCTGCTCTGCTAGGTGAAATATATCTGGGGTATTTCATACAACCGCCCAGATGATAAGTAACACTGAAGAGATTCAAGTACTCAATGGTAGTCCATCTCAGAAAACTAATAATTGTTACTTGGAATTTAGCATCTTTTGTATGTCAATGTTTTAAACCTGTCTCATTTTCAATTATTGATATAGGGTTAATTCGAGTCAAATCCAGGTTTTCTTCTTTGGTCTCTGCctataaatatttttctctttcagAGGACATATATATACACCCCTCAATGTACCAATATTTTGAGTACATCCTCTCTCACTATGCCTGCTCGAATTTTCTAATTTATGAAATGTGTTCTACTATTGTGCACTGCATATATACGGTTCAATGTAATTAATATTTCATATCTTCTTCTGTTTGAAAGAATCTTTCACAAActaaatttttcaaagagttagCATGTTTATTCTAGTAGCATTTATTTTATAGTAACTAACTGGTTCAGAGATTTAGTTTCAAAGTTACAAGCTAACACTTATTCTGAAATGAATAACTATATACCAATGAATACATTTGCCAAGAATATAACTTGCTTTGAAATCTGCAGGTTATTCTTCTTTCACTTGTCACTTGGCTCATTTGGTTCTTAGCGGGAAAGTTCAGTTCCTACCCAAAATCTTGGATACCATCGTCAATGGATAGCTTTCAACTCGCTCTTCAGTTTGGCATATCTGTCATGGTGATAGCATGTCCATGTGCGCTTGGCCTTGCAACTCCCACTGCTGTTATGGTTGGAACTGGAGTAGGTGCATCTCAAGGTGTGCTAATTAAAGGTGGACAAGCATTAGAGAGTGCACACAAGGTCTGCTAGATAAACcttttattttctctcttttagtGGCTAATTATTCTTGGCAATATTTGTTTCACTTGTACATTACCATTTTGGTAGATTCATTAAGCTATCTATTGTTCATAGGTCTTTACATGTTCCAATAGTGTGTCAGAAACAAATCAGCCAACTATTCATAgattaaataaaatgattttctaTCAATTTGTCAATTGAAAGTTGGCATATGGTGACATTTGGGACAATATTTACCTATGATATTGTTAGTCTGTCAGTAACTACTGACTGATCAATACTGACCACACATTGCTTATTGCTTATTGCAATAGTTGCAGTAATTTTTTCTTTAACTGGTCATGATATAGCAACTCCATCCTCATGGTTCTAGTAATCTACTAGAAACAACCACAAATTTATAAGGGGTCTTGTTTTTACCTTATCTGAAGCATAGGCTTGAGAAATCCATTAGACATTCCATCTTTTAACAGAATCTTGGACTTCAATactcaagaagaaaagaaaaaaaaaaaaaaagaaacaaaagaaatcaACTTCCGGTGAGTCTGATTAACTGATGGATCTGAGATTTTGATCTGTGAACTTTATCTATCTTCAGTATTTTATGTTCATAAGTAAAAGAAAAACAGAAGGGTaactaatgaaaaaaaattagGTACTGGAAGTTTCAAGCAAACATACAATTATCTATTATTACAGACATTTTCATATTTGAATGCATATATGAAACAAATCGATTTATATTGTCCTACAGTTAAGAAGTTCTGAAGGTTTTGATATATTGCATCACTATATCTTTTGCAGGTCAACTGTATTGTATTTGACAAGACTGGCACACTTACCACTGGAAACCCTGTTGTTGTCAACACACGACTACTGAAGAATATGGTGCTTCGTGACTTCTATGAATATGTGGCAGCTGCTGAGGTAGAATATCTTTCTCTGTTTGTTAGGGTAATTTTAGGATCTTATTATGAAACGCCAGTGGACCCATATGCAACATCTTTGGTAGATCTTCTTAGTTGTGATGCAGGAGGAGATCCTGGAGTGTGTAGTGAAGAAATAGGCCTAGAGGATGGGTGCTGCTGATTATCTTTGAAAGAGCATCCCAGTTGATTGATTGAATAAAGAAACTAAAGAAAAGATAGTATAAAAACAGTGGATATATAGGGAAGAGAAAATTTACAACTAGTGCTTCAATGTCCGATAGCCTAGAATTCATTAGTCAAAACTTCACCAATTTTCTGGTTCTAACCCACCTAATTCTATGAATGTAGTGTGTGACTGCGTGTAGATGATGACATCTATATCAGTCTAGGCTACACATCATGACAATGATGTTGTATTCAATAGACTATCACATGCATTTTTTTTCAGTGACTGATTGCATCAGCAGCTTTCCACTTTTTATTGAAATCCAAGAAATCTGTTCTGTCTTATTTGTCTTTCACTGAAGTGTAGAAGATACATTCAGGGAACATGCTAATGAGTAGTACTTACCTGGACGCATTCAGCTTAGTCGTAATCAAGCTAGGTCTTGGTTTTGTAGCCTATTAGCATCTCGTTCTCGTTCCACTTTTCCTGCAGGATCCTGGTTGCCTTTTGAAACAGGATTTGAGTCTCTATTTAACTAGCTGACTGGAACCATAGATAAGAAAAACCTTAGGTAACAGAATTTCCTATATATTAATCAAAGAATAGTTATTTTATGACTACTAATTGAAATAGACTGCCTGGAACATTTTAGAAATTGTCCTAACCTTAAATAATTAACTGAAAATAGGACAAATCCAACGAAATTCAACTTGTATAAGCCTATCCTTTAGTCTGAAACCATCATATGATCATCTCGATAACAAATTGAGAAAACAACATACTGCATCTAGTAAATTTGAAAACGGCATACTGCATAGAATAAGAGATAGGTGCTGTTTTACCTATTCCTGCAAGGGTACAGTCTAGGCTGTCAGTTGATGCCGCATATCTTTGGCCATTTGAGGCTTTGAGCAATGTATCGCATCACATGGTCATTTCCTTTATATTACTAGTTTCCACAATCTATCTTTGTAATACATTGCTATTTAATACAACTTTTGGATGTTGCCTTAAATGATGCCTTACAGGTTAATAGTGAGCATCCCTTGGCAAAGGCTATAGTTCAATATGCCAAAAAGTTCAGCACAGATGAAGAGAACCCTGTTTGGCCTGAATTACAAGGTTTTATTGCTATCACAGGCCATGGTGTCAAAGCCACAGTTGGAAACAAAGAAGTTTTAGTGGGGAATAAGAGCTTGATGGTGGAAGTAGGCATCCATATACCTGTTGAAGCCTCTGAAATTCTCACAGATACTGAGAGAATGGCACAAACTGGAATAGTCGTCTCAATTGATCGAGAAGTAACTGGAATAATTGCAATATCTGATCCACTGAAACCTGGTACTCGAGAGGTTATATCCCTTCTGAAGTGCATGAAGGTGAAAAGCATTATGGTAACAGGTGATAACTGGGGTACTGCAAATGCAATTGCACAGGAGGTTGGGATAGACACTGTTATTGCAGAAGCAAAGCCAGATCAAAAATCCGAGAAAGTTAAGGAACTTCAGGTACTTTTCCATGTCATTAATTGGACAATGTgtgaagattttttctttttgatactTCTATACACAACATATGAGTATTGTCACTAACAACAAAATATTTAAGCACACTTTATGTATATAAACACTCAAACTCATGACTATATTGTGACTATTCTATTTAGATGCTTCACCTTTCTGGAACAATAAATATTCTAACAGCCTGCCAATTGTCAGGCTAACATTGGAGCAATTGACATTACTTAGCTTCTGTATTGATATATTCATTTTTTTCAGATGTCCGGCTTAACTGTGGCAATGGTTGGAGATGGAATAAATGACTCACCAGCACTTGTGTCTGCTGATGTTGGGATTGCCATAGGTGCTGGCACAGACATTGCAATAGAAGCAGCTGATATTGTTCTTATGAAGAGCAACTTGG includes:
- the LOC103984488 gene encoding copper-transporting ATPase HMA5; its protein translation is MVSKGFLMSCLGGGGREGFASRSLSPRPHYPSMPKYPRRKSTVEVVGGGDLEATPEAAEEEEKRVALFSVVGMACAACAGSVEKAIKRLPGIHDAAVDVLNDRAQVIFYPAFVSEDTIRETIEDVGFKAELIQEEMKEKSVLICRLRIKGMTCTSCSSTIESALQDVPGVHKALVALATEEAEVRYDPRVVSANQLMDAVEDTGFEAILVTTGEDINRIELKVDGPFSTRYISMVNNSLQALPGVDDINIDPVLHKVTISYKPDQTGPRNFIEIIESTGSGQLKASIYPEVRGKGFHRHEEINQYYQCFLWSLVFTIPVFLTSMVFMYIPGIKEVLDKKIVNMLKVGELLRWILSTPVQFIIGRRFYVGAYKALRHGSANMDVLIALGTNAAYFYSIYTVLRAATSPNFMGTDFFETSSMLISFILLGKYLEVLAKGKTSEAIAKLMNLAPETAILISYDNEGNVISEREIDSRLIQKNDIIKVMPGGKVASDGFVIRGQSHVNESMITGESRPVAKRKGDIVIGGTVNENGVLHIRATHVGSEGALSQIVRLVESAQMAKAPVQKFADRISKYFVPLVILLSLVTWLIWFLAGKFSSYPKSWIPSSMDSFQLALQFGISVMVIACPCALGLATPTAVMVGTGVGASQGVLIKGGQALESAHKVNCIVFDKTGTLTTGNPVVVNTRLLKNMVLRDFYEYVAAAEVNSEHPLAKAIVQYAKKFSTDEENPVWPELQGFIAITGHGVKATVGNKEVLVGNKSLMVEVGIHIPVEASEILTDTERMAQTGIVVSIDREVTGIIAISDPLKPGTREVISLLKCMKVKSIMVTGDNWGTANAIAQEVGIDTVIAEAKPDQKSEKVKELQMSGLTVAMVGDGINDSPALVSADVGIAIGAGTDIAIEAADIVLMKSNLEDVITAIDLSRKTFFRISMNYVWALGYNIICIPVAAGVLFPFTRFRLPPWIAGAAMAASSVSVVCCSLLLKNYRRPKKLDMLRMSDVAVN